Within the Malus sylvestris chromosome 4, drMalSylv7.2, whole genome shotgun sequence genome, the region TTTCTTTGCTAATTATttagtactttttttttttaaattgttggtGGGGTTCCAACGAGACCACATGTGTATGTATTTGAGCATTGTGGGGTCAACTGTTTTTCGGtaaaaagttaattaaaaaaGGCTTTGGTGAGTCAGCCACACATATTCGGCACtacaactttaaaaaaaaacttttggttagttttccatatAAATAATGGTCAGCTCATGCCAGTGTGAAATAATTTACAAAACAATTTTAGGAACTTTCGTCACTAATATTCTATGAAGATTTTGTCAGACTACAAAAAGTCCAAATAGATCCCGTTTAtacacaaaataaataaataaataaaattacaacaTTGACATTGAGTCAATCaaccttttgtgtttttaatctATAATGAaagtattttttaaaataactaaaatcgTTTCTagtgaaaaatatttttaaaaccagttgaacaaatttaagtgaattcTAAAAAAAGTACTTTAAGCATTTTTTTCAAGAAGCAAATGCCTGATGTTTCTTCTACAAAGCAatcaatttcattaaaaatatttttaatcattttaaaaacacttttaaacgagggtaaaattatttattggtcgaaatcaaattttgtaaacctaAGTTATTCATGTATATTACTCTAAATATCTATGATTTCAGTTTCAAACTATTCTTTATGAGATGAACTTGTCCTCGAAATGCTTGCGCAATGTTGTCGTTGGCATTTACGCCGGCCATGCGCTAGCCTCTAAGAGAACGGTCATGCATGGCAAATTGGCAACCTCTTCTCGGTGGCCATGGCTGctatttatgtttttgttttttgaaatggTCAGGTCAAAAAAAGTTTTAGTGGTTGGATGATTATATAAACAATTACGGGTCAGCAAAAAGGGACTAAAATGTAagtattgaaatttttttttttgacaaattgTCGTGTTAAATTGTTAGTTGGTAGGGGGTAAAGATCGGTGAGGATTCAACTCACAACATAGTGCAAAGATATAAATACTAAGTATTGACAACTGATTGATgcacaaaaataaattatgaggcggtgctattcacacacctatttttacttctcacacacctatttttacttctcaacCGTgattgaattgaagaagatcaataaaCATAAATTATCATGGATGTGTGGGAGATAAAAGAGGTGTGTAAATAACGCTATCCTAAATTAAGCAGTGGAATGAGAAAAAATACGTACATTTTGTCCTTCTGGGCTAAATTGATCCAAAGCTGCAAACCAGTGTTGGGTCCTTCTCCTTCAGGCATTTCTGAATGAACTATTCCCCTGCCTGCCGTCATCCACTGTCCCCAAAAATTCACACATCCAACAAAATGCTTAATGAATGTCCAATCACAAACATTTCTACCACCGTCGTCAAATTTATTCACCAAATAACGCCTCGACGCTTGATCATTTATTTTGACCGAGTAACAACAACAACGATATTGACACATAATTCGGTGAATATATACGTGAACAAATTTGACGACTCTAATATTATTAACAAATCAATATATACCTGCACATCCCCAGTCCGGATTGTACCCCTGTGCCCTGCAAAGTCTTGGTGAGTGATTGCTCCCTGAAATCCAAACAAACCAAAACTTGTAACTTCAAGTTCTTACTGCAATCTAAAATCCATAATCCAAAAACGTTAGGGAAAAAGATTGACCTGTAACATGTATGTGACAGTCTCGAAACCTCTGTGTGGGTGGTCAGGAAATCCAGCAGGAGGGGACACTGCAAACATCACAAAGCAAACAACAATGTCAGCACAGAATTCATATCCCAAACAACAATGTCAGCACAGAATTCATATcatccataaaataaaataaaaaggaattaaaataatgaaaaaacaGTACCTGAAAAGTGATCCAGCATCAGAAAAGGATCCAGGTTCCTCAACTCGCGGctaaaaaatcaaaacccacGAACAAATAAGAACCCAGTTTTCAAAAACTCAAGAACACAAGAAACCATGTAATGAAATCCCAAAAAAGAGTGTAAAAATCAAagattcaaaagccaaaaaggataaaaaaaaataaaaaaaattgaaaaactggTAGAATTTGAGATGGTTACCTTCCAATGGCTCTCCTGGCAACAGCACCATCGCCTTCGTGCTGGGTCTTGGCGAGGACCTTCTTGACGACCATTCTTGGGGAGGAAAAAGGAGGGAGGGATTGGTGATCGGAATCAGACATGGTGCTTCGGATGAAGGAAGGGACTGGGATTTTGAAGCGGTTGGTGGCTATGCGGAATAGTGAGGTGGTGTGTGGTGCTGTGAAAATAGCTTTCATGAGCGTTGCTTTTTATATGGAGAAGCTGAGAGCTGGATGCGTGTCTTATTAACTTCCATGATATGATTGATTTAATATATAACGGCATTAAGGATGCTGGGAGGCCGGACAAACCAGCCGATTTGGAAATGgaaaaaatcaaatattaaaaaatggaGAATTTTATTGGGGAACACTAGCACGACGGATAAGAATTCGTATCTAAAcatgaaattgaattgaatgttGTCCACCGTGTTGGATATGTTGATTGTGTTACGTGCACATTTTATATGAGATATTTCATGTGTTACGTTTTTTTGTTATCGTGATGATTTTTCCTTGTCACCAAAAGAGGTCGTCGTAAATAATTTTCGAAGTTTTTAAGTAAATAAGAATATCAATTATGCAATTAATTTTACTTTAATAGTTGAATTAATAACAGTATGAAACTACATAAGATATAgaaatgtattttattttaacaCGTAAATTAATAACAGTATATAgctatataacttatataatatAAGACGGCGTACATTGGGAAATTGAGTTTCTAAGAcgtttttttaaaacttttctGTGAATAAAAATGGGGTTCTAGTTTTTTTGGGTTGGCCGTGGGTGACTGACTGGGTCTGCCGTACATTAGGAAATTGGAGGAGGCGTGGGGAAACATAGAGTGGGACCCACTCAGCCTCCTTGGACCACTGATGATTGGTGATGTCAAGCCCTTGTCACCATGAGGTTTGGAGGGTGggggtgtgtgtgtatgtgagtATGGGTTTGGTTTGACCTTGACCTACTCAATCTCAATGATGAAATTGCAGCAAAAtatctctcaactttaacttaGCAGTGGTctcgaaattaaaattttgtgaCAATTCAtctcttaactcatcaaaaagCGCAGTTATATTTCTTTTAGTCAACTTTGTTAAAACTTTTGTCAAAATGTTTCACGTACCACACACTTGAGGCTGAACAAAGAACCCaatatgaaaaaccaaatgcgaAAACTTTGTAGCAATAGTCACTCgactttaacctaattggagTGATGGTCCCTTAATTATAACTCAATTGTAATAATGATTCTTCCAACATCATTCATTTAGCCAAAAGTTCTGatggaattgacgaaaatgatcataactGCTCATTTTGATGAATTAAGGAACCAATAGTTACagatttttaatattaaattataatTGAGAGATCATTGCTATAATTTTCTGATCTTATATAATATGTAGAATTCAAAGGGATTCATGCAGTCGTCATCACCGCACAATCGTTTGGTCATCAATTTTCTTCAAAACCCTCCAAGGAACTCACCGCAAATCTCTATCAATTCTTGATTTTCATCCTACTTTTTAAGAAAGTTTTAACGTATTTAATGGGAACATATCACAACTTTCAATTAATTCTTTAATGTGTTCCCATTGCATTTGCTATCCCATTGTCCAATGGAAAAGGGATCATTTCCGGATCATTTTCCACCTAATCCACTTAGTTTGAGATTCAGATCGTTGAAAGATCCCTTTCTGTCCAATGGTTTATGGATGTGTTTGTGTGATGCATGCGTTTCACACTAGTCACTCCCTCACATTTGCTATTATGTgtcatttttttcaattcattattCGTGTTCAAACGATGTCATCTTCTATAGTTTGGATTGACGTAGTAATATCGTCTGTActacaaaataattaatttagtgTCAAACATTGCCAAATTAAAATAATACAAGATGTTTATAATCAACATTCAAAATTAAAGTACATACATCTAAActaaaaaaattccaaaaggaaaacaaattaaCATGGTTTCATAAAAAAATGGGAGCATATAATATGAATATGCCACTCAATTCCATTCGATTCCATTCGATTCCATTCATATATATGCTCATTCCTTAAACTCTCGCTATTACCAACCTCTCAAAAATAGCAATGTTAGGGAGTTTGGAAATGTTTTTTAAATGGCTGGAAgtgttttttatgaaaatgtttGGAAAAGCATTTAAAGTACTTCTTATAGTATAATGCTTCTTGCATAAAGCACTTTAAGTACTtttagaacccaaaaacatttttctttaaaagtggttttagttattttaaaagcacatttaAACGAGCTCTTAATGGGCAATTAGCAAGAATGATCAGTTTTTAGTAATGACGACATATTGATCAGACATTGATGACCCAATGATGACATAACAACCACACAACAATGATATAATAATGACATAATAAATACTGATAATTTCtgcaatcaaatatcaaaaactGATCCTTCAGGTTATTTGCCCTTTTAAGGAgtgtgataaaaaaaatgtaacaatATGACAAAACGTGTCTATTCCAGGTAGTTGCCCTTATTTTTTCTCAAGATGCCCAGTGTAGTTTTTTGTACTCAAATTTAGGGGTGAAAAGTAgtctttattcttttttttttttattcatcagAATTGCGAGAGCAATCATTCTAACTCTTTAGATAAATTTACTAGCATCTTAAAGTAAAACATAACATAGTTTGGCATTGACGATGCTACCTCTTTTCTAGTCGCcaataaaaattagaaaactttaacgaaaaacatctggtactgttcattttaacgaaaaaccacatttttacactaaaaaatcaatcatggtactattcactttaccttttattttgtccttatcattaaaactcaaagttttcaagccattttcattagttttccttaaaaattaCTATGCCCATCCATTGACACAATCTTGAACATATCAAAATGACTTGCTCCGACAGTCCGTTGCCGTTAACTCGTTCTAGTCCGTGAGATTCATTCCGGAGCTTATGCGATATCACCGTCATTCCGACCAGATCGACCCGGTGGTCCGAAATTCACGGTCCCATAATACCCTTCAATGCTAAACAATGAGTCTCTGtagcttgaaaaaaaaaaaaggtgttaCCATATGAGTTTGTAAGCTCAGCTAAACAGTCACCCTTATCGAAACCCCATGGCCCATTGTACATTAGTATTTTACCTGAAGCGTCACTCGTTGTCTGTCAACCGACATGTAAAAAGTTTATTTCTTGCTTCTGTCAAGGTTGAGATAATATTTTTTGGTAATACCATTCACACgtttatttttacttcttacatacTTTGTTAAACCTtttttcgttgatcttcagtagaGGTAAAGATATCAGTCAACCCCTAGTCACcatgagggagggagggagggagggaggaaggGTGTGTGAAAGTGATTGTGTGAGTAGGGATTTAGTTTGACCTTGACCTACTCAAACTCAAGGAAGAAATTGTAGCAAAGGCTTCAAATAATAGTCTCTAAACTAAAAATTTGTGATCATTGGTCCCTTAATTTATCAAAACATGCAGCTATGGTCATTTCCTTTCAATTTCGTTAGAACttccgtcaaaatgagtcacgtgAGGGTGAATAAAAGAGcaaatatagaaaaccaaacGAGATAAATTGTAACAATCTTCGTTCAATTTTAACCTAATTGGAGAAATTGTTCTTCAACTTTAACCAATTGTAAGTTGTTTTTCCcacatgactcattttgacgaaagttttgagggagttgacgaaaatgatcatagtAAACATTTTGATAAGTTCAGAGATTAACAGTCAGAGACTTTTAGTTAAAGAATCAGTgctccaattggattaaaattgataaaccattgttacaattttcTTATATAGTATGTAGTTTCAAGGGGATTCATTTCATCCAGTCGTCACGCACAATCACTTGGTCAtcaattttcttcaaaaatttCCTATATACTCAAAGCAAATGTCTATCACTTCATGATTTTCATCCTATTCTTTTAACAAAGTTTTAACGTATTTAATGGGAACGTATCACAATTTTCATTGAATTCTTAAAATGTGTTCCCATTGCACTTGCAATCCGCTAATATGTGTCATTTTCTTTCAAACTTAAATTAATTTAGTGTAGCAAGTAGTGGATTGTCATATTAATTAAGTTATTTTTTTAGTTCACTACGTTTAAGGTCAAACCCTATCCTGTTAACGTAGTAATATTATAATATCatctgtattaaaaaaaaataattaatttactgtAAAACATTGCCAAAttaaaataacacaagatgtctATTATCAACGTTCAAAATTAAAACGTTCAAAATTAAATTACCAATGATACACCCAAACAACAAAAATCCCAAAAGGAAACCAAATTAAAATGGGATTTGAGAGCATATAATTCATACGATTCTGCCATTCAATTCCATTCGATTCCATTCCATTCGTGTATATGCTCATTCCTTAAACACTCACTCTTAAGTCTTGCTAACCTAACATAAATAGAAATTTTAACGGGTAATCAGCATCAATGATCTATTTTTAACATTTGATTTTAGGAATGATCAATGTAACGAAAAAATATTGATCATATATTGATGACACAATGATAACCTAACAACCACGCAATGATGATAAAATGACGATAATAAACATTGATCATTTCTACAACCAAATGTAAAAAACTGGTCATTCAGACTATTTGCCTTTTGAAAGAGTGATCAAAAGTGCAACAATATGTCAAAACGTGCCTATTCCAGCAAATTGCCCCTTTTTTTTCCAAGATG harbors:
- the LOC126620146 gene encoding pirin-like protein, with protein sequence MKAIFTAPHTTSLFRIATNRFKIPVPSFIRSTMSDSDHQSLPPFSSPRMVVKKVLAKTQHEGDGAVARRAIGSRELRNLDPFLMLDHFSVSPPAGFPDHPHRGFETVTYMLQGAITHQDFAGHRGTIRTGDVQWMTAGRGIVHSEMPEGEGPNTGLQLWINLAQKDKMIEPRYQELLSKDITRAEKDGVDVRVVAGEALGVSSPVYTRTPAMFLDFVLKPRAQLHHCIPEAWTSFVYVIEGEGVFGSTHSSAHHVLVLGPGDGLSVCNKSSEPLRFVLAAGQPLNEPVVSHGPFVMNTQEEIYQTIQDYHHGMNGFEMAKTWRSQ